A segment of the Suncus etruscus isolate mSunEtr1 chromosome 7, mSunEtr1.pri.cur, whole genome shotgun sequence genome:
caacaacttcaataatcacacccaaacagagaaattgaccaaaaataggtaaataaaaataataataataaatgaagataaaataatatataaaatataaccaaggttttgtgctttttgtttttttgttttttccctcctgccctggcacagtaaatattggggtcattcgaaaaggaattcacttggcctaagagatatggggtttctccgtccttggagtatattgtcatcggattaactatagactctgttcaggatcatttactctcccggtggtgcttttgtggtgtttggaagacttctgctctctCCTGGATGATACAATCAGGcttctgtgtctagagatctcagtatctgcacagatccaggggcgggacttatgatgaagtcagtctttgtggttctagaggttctgttacctcagtgttgttttaatccatcttctgtggttggtgatcttggtctttgcactgaacctaggatggcacctaggatagcgtctttctttgtgcttccagaagccccattccgttacaatggtctctgccagacctttagaactggggatcatgtttattgtgcaggtcgtagttcaaaccctagactagggcttttttattggtcccaggctgtatacagtctggtcatggttctagcagccatctgtaaatcgcgatcttggcttttggacctaccacagggtgacaagtcttctgattttgtcttgtcgttagctggtaaggtaggataacctgcacttaggtgagtctctcttttttttttaactgagtgtgaggtttgccactggcttgtggtaaataacTTCGACTACATTGAGGTAAGTTCCTTTAGTTCCCATCttttgaaaggtttttttttttttatcatgaatagttgctggattttgtcaaattatttctctgtatctattgctatgatcatgtaaattatatttttcttttattaatacatTGTTTTATATTGATGTACTTgcattaaaccatccttgcttttcttcagtaaattttatttggtcatgatgtatgaccttcattaaatgttggattctatttgctaatacTTTATTGAGGACATTTGTTTGCACATGTTTTTCAAGGATATAGGCCTGTACTTCTCTTTTATTGTGGTTTCTCTATCTGCTTTGTTTTCCAGGTGATATTACCTTCATAAAACTGGttggtaatatttctttttcttcaatttccttgaaGATCTTGGAAAAGATTGGTAGTAGGCTTGTTTCaagtttgaaaaaatttactAGTGAATCTACTGTATAGacttaggcttttgtttttgggaaatttttgattaccatttcagttTCCTCAATAGTGCTTTTTCAGCTATTCCACAATAGTCTGTTTAGGTATTCCACATCCTCATGGTTAATCACTATTATTCTTTTGGACAAAACTTTCTGAATATCCAAAGTTACCAGTGTATTTAAAAAGCACATAGCATTTCCAAACTAAGGAACTATCTGCAAAGTattgattttattaattaaaaaatggatcACAGCTATTGCACtaggtagagcaattgccttgcatgtggtcgagccaggttctatccccagtattccatatggtctcctgagccatggtctcctgagccccaggagtgactcctgagtaccactgggtgtgaaccaaaaaataaaaagataagaaaaaaaataattaggggTTGGAGAGGTGATGTAGCGGTAGTGTGTTTACCAtgcatgtgactggcccaggttctattcctggcaattCATATGGCCCActaagcatagagacaggaattaACACTGCTGTATGTGGTATAGTCTGAAAAGAACCCTtcagataaacaaataaaactttagtGGCTTGAGAGAGTACCATagggaaggctttttttttggcttgcatgcagctgacaccggtttgatggtcccctaagcccactaggagtaatccctgacaacACTCAGGAGTAAGACTAGAGCACTgattggtgtgacccccaaatccaaaaaatgtTGTAagtttgtttgaaaaaaataaaagttgaaaataaaaattaagacttgTATATATACTTGATACGTAGTtgtttcagaaaattaaatttgGTAAGTGATTAATCCTTAATAAtgaataattgttttatatattttagggaaATTAATTTGACAGACCTATTATTATGTGAAATTTAGGTAATGAATATGGGTAGTACATAATTTCCATAACATTTATAGCATAGACCACAAAGAAGGCTGAATTAGTACAAATTCATACAAAGAATGTTCATTTTAGAATCAAAGCTGTTCAGAGAGCTTTTAATACTTACTATAATCAATTCACCATTACAAgactatttaaaatgttatatttatttttaaataaatcttgtaGTTACTTATgcttgattttatcatttttttgtaattttcagGTTTTACTTTAATTCAAAGTGTTCTTATAACTACTAATTTTGGTGATTTATCTGAAAAGTAAAGTAACTTCCAATCATATTAATTATTAGAGACTTTCAAGTGAGCATTGACTTGGACATTGTATACAATGTTAACCATGGTTCAAGGGCATTAGATGTTTTAACCAGTAAGACTTTTGTAGGTAGATCTCTGTACTTTTCCTGGAGTCTATGGAGTTTTAGTTGGATTATAGTAtctttatctaatagaaatagctTGTTGGCTAATTAGAGTAGTTTAGACACTTGTAAACATAAGAGCAGATGGTTTGGTAAGCCATTCAGCATCTGAAATCAAGCCACTTGATAGTCTTAATTACCAGTTTCTAgcttttctatttctccttttcaCCTGCCCATTTTCCTACATGTCTCAGTTCTTTTCTGTATTCCAATGTTGTTCCTGGAGATAAAAGTTAAttcaatagtaaatattttattcttttccattttgcGTATCTGATTGGAATCTTCATTTACCTCCCATATCCAAGTACCCATGTTCCTTCAACAATGGACTAGATTTACCAAGGCCCTTTAAAACAGGACATAAGAGATTATTATGTCTTTCTCCATTAATTTacgagaaaaagaaaacaaaatataaataaagatataacttTAAAAACAGTAAAAGTGAATACTATATGCAAGAAATTTAGATATATTGCATTTCTTAGAGTATTGTTGATTTAAGCATTTTGAAACTTAAATCCAAATATAAGGATTTGGCAGAAATATCTACTTTATTTATCATTATCTTGGGTATGTTTTATACAGCCTATCACTGTAGGTCTATGAATGAGTCTTTGTATACACTAAAATTTGCCTGTggcaaaaatttttatattgcagaGTTAGCATAGAAAgatacttaaaacatttttttcttcaaaactcTGATAAATTTTCCCTTTAGTAGTTATTGttgagaaacatttaaaattttatctgctTTTATGTAAATTACACTAATACATAGAAcaattttcaaaagtaaaatatgaTCATCTTAGAAGTAATCCTTtcaaagtattaaactttaataGATTTGTACCAACAGCTAAGacaaaagaaagttatttttaagtttaaaatgtgATGTGGATTTTGGGTGCCTGAGCCGTGAGAGTTTGAGACCAACACCCGCACAGAATCCCTGAAAGACGCAGAGAGACTGAGGTGCCCTTGGACACCTGTCCATGTTCCAAGAATCTGTCCAGGCGATTCCAATGATCACTGATGCCACTACTGAGGGCTGGCTTATGAGCACTTTGGGTCCTAAAACAACACCTGAGCAGGTTGGGTGAGTGTATATCTAGTAAATGAACTTTaccataaaatgtagaaaaaaaccactcagcaagcatgacaatggggaaacaatgcaaaacaacatcagaaatattaaatgaagatgaCAGGTCTGATGATCCGAAAAATGCCAACCATCTggttaatctctcagataaggagtttaaaatagaaatatgagggTCCTCAtgaaattcaaagaaaacatagctctagctgaacagaacacaaagagaaatcagaaaactccaaactgaaataacagttctgaaaaccattgtagctgaactgaaaacttcaatggaaaacctctcccaacagggtaacagcagccaaggacagaattagtgaagtggaagaagaaatgcagaacaactctatacagcagaagtgATTTGAAAAGAACTTTAAGGCAAAccatcagacaatggaaaaagtactcaaagaatgtgaacagatgaaaatagaagtctttgataaactcaacagaaactacATACATAAGAATgcttggagtcccagaggcccaggaaggagatctccaggaagaatcaacagttaaagaCATCATCATAGAGAAACTcgcagagctaaagactgcatgcaatcaaatcctgcatgcctgaagagtaccaactaaaagagacctgaagaaaaacatcccaagacacatcctaatcacaatgaagaattgcacagatagagatagaacactgaaagcagcatgatcaaaaaaaaattacattcaaaggagcatccttaagatttacagcagacatgtcacaagaaaacctcaaggccagaagacagtggtggggtaTTTTGAGAAGcctgaaatggatgcttcacctagaatactgcacccagctcaaCTCACATTCAGGGTCGAAGGAAGGATATATAGCCTTTACAGATAAgtgacagctcagaaactttacagatgcaaaaccagccttaaaggaaaaactgaaaggtctacttaaagataagacagaccaataaacacaccaaacttatacacaaagatgatattaaatattatgacaatcatctccctcaatgtcaatggactaaatgcaccaattaagagacagagagtggtaaaatggatcaaatatatgaatccagccttctgctgcctacaagaaacacacctgaatagtcagaacaaacagactcaaaatcaaaggctgaaggaaaatcattcaagcaaacagcaCCTTAAAAAAACAGGGGTGGccattaatatcagatgacacaaactttagagtcagaaagttgtaagggacaaagatggacacgttgtactaataaagggatatgtgcaacaagaagTAATCACAccactaaacatatacgcacccaatgagacaccagcaaaatatctaacacagttattgacaaatttgaaagaagacatcaataataacacaataattgtgggacatctcaacatggccctgtcaccacttgataggtcaaccagactgaaacccaacaaaaaaaatactagccatgaaaagagaaatggaagaaagaggcctagtagatatacatCGGaaacttcatccccagaaacctggatacacattcttctccaacatacatgggtcattctccaggatagacaacatgctggcacataaaacatatctgcataaaatcaagaggatagaaattttccaggctaccttcgctgactacaaggctttgaaattagatgtgaactacaaacggacacacaagaaaaacttttaatacctgtaaattaaacagcttactactgaataactagtgggtctgagatgaaatcaaagaggaaatcaaaactttactggaaataaatgacaataaagaaacaaactatcagaatctatgggacacagcaaaagcagtactgaaaggaaaattcataggaaggaaggaatacctcagtagcttaatgacacagcttataaaattagaaaatgatcaacaaaaggaaccaaaaatagacagaaggaaataacaaagctgagagcagaaatcaatgaagtagaacccccccccaaaaaaaaaaaacatcgaaagatcaacgaaagcagaagttggttctttgaaaaaataaacaagattgatagaccattggcaaaactcacaaagaaagagagaaagagaaacttgataacctgtatcagaaatgaaaaggagaaggagatattgcagagattcaaagggtaatcagagactactttgagaaactctgtgccactaaacatgagaacctggaagaaatggatacattcttggattACTATAACCTTTTGTGGTTGAATAagtaggatgtagcatatttaaccacccccatcactattgaggaaattaaaacggtaatcaaatgtctgcccaaaaataaaagcccaggcccagatggtttcactaataaattctttctaacctttcaagaggaactaccaccaatcctggccagactcttccatgaaattgaaagaaCGGGAACACATCTGATGAACACGGATGCAAAGATcctcctcaacaaaatcctagaaaATAAGTAAtgactcatcaagaagatcattcactaccatcaagtatgtttcatcccaggaatgcaaagatcgtttaacatcgtaaatctatcaagctaatacacaacatcaacaagaaaaataaaaaccacatgattatattaatagatgcagagaaagcatttgataaggcccaacacctattcttgataaaaacttttaGCAAAGTGTTAATgataggaacctttctcaatataggtaaggcgacctaccacaagccagtggcaaatattatcttcaatggagaaaaatgaaaagacctCTGTCTAAAGTACAAGATaaggttgtcctctctctccactcctatttaacatagtactgcaAGTACTTGCGATAGctgttaggcaagaaaaatatatcagtggAATCCCAATAGGAAAGGattaagtcaagctctcactgtttgcagatgacatgatactctacttagaaaaccctaaagactctaccaaaaagcatctagaaacaataagATTCATATTGcattgtggcaggctacaaaattaccacacagaaatcaatggcctttttattaaccaataatgacagggaggaaatggacattaagaaaacaaccccattcacatcagtgtcacacaaactcaaatatattggagtcaacttgaccaaacacgtgaaggaactatacaaagaaaactataaagctctgctccgagaaataagagtggacacacggaaatggaaacacataccctgctaatggattggcaggattaacataattaaaatggcagtattccccaaagcactgcaTAGATTAACTGCGATCCCtttaaagacacccatgacattcttcatagatgtggatcaaacacttctgaaattcatttggaacaataaacaccctcgaatagctaaagcaatccttgggaaaaggaatatgggaggcattactttctccaactttaaactgtattacaaaaaaacctgtattatcaaaaaacagcattgtattggaataaagacagaaccttaGGtccgtggaataggcttgagtattcagattgCTTCCAAGACATACAAttacataatttttgataaaggagcaagaaatcctaaatggagcaaggaaagcctcttcaacaagtggtgttggtacttctggttagccacttgcaaaaaagcgaacccAGAACTCCAGGTAACATTATGTACGTAggtaaattcaaatgaattaaaggctttgatatcagacctgaaacaataaggtatatagaacaacacgtaggcaaaacattccatgacatttagactaaaggcatctttaagaaggaaacagcactctccaaacaagtggaaacagagataaacagatggaaatatattaagttgagaagcttctgaacttcataggaaatagtgccaaggatacaagagccacccactgagtaggagaaattattcagccaacacccatcagataaggggctaatatccaaaatacactgtgcactgatggaactttacaagacaaaaacatctaatcccatcaaaaaatagggagaagaaatgaacaccttttcaaagaagaaatacaaatggccaaaaggcacatgaaaaaatgctccacatcactaatcatcagggagatgcaaatcaaaacaactatgaggtaccatctcacgtcaCAGAGATTgttgcacatcacaaagaatgagaacaagcagtgttggtgaggatgtggacagaaaggaacttCTATTGACtgatagtgggaatgccatcttgtccaattttttttttgtttttcttttcatttttttatttaaaaaaaaaacagatttaggACAGTGTAAGAAACTACTAGTTACATTGTTTTAAAATCTGTAAGGGCTATAgtaatggaataaataaataagatttcttAAAAGTTCGATGTTTATAGACATGTTTATAAAAAATGACTGAATTAGAAGACATTAAATAACCTTGATATACATCAGGAATGGAGTCAGGCAAGGAAAGGCACATCATTTCACCACAAGAAATAAAGACCATAGCTGAAAATCACTGACCAGCCAAAGCTTTAATCTTGTGGTAGTTTTCCTAGCTCTGGAGGGTCATTATGatggaaccttttttttttttttttttttttttgtggtacatAGCTAGAATGGACAACAATTGGAGAATTACTCTGTGATCCAATATACTGTTAGAAAGGGGTAGGGGTGGGATGGAGAAGTACTCTTAATAAGCACAGAACTTAAAgaggaatggagaaaaaaaaattagtttgaggtaccaaaaatccaacaaaaatggAGCTTTAAAGAAAAGTGAAGTAAAGTTAATTCTCTTGTCTGGTTGAACTGAAATTCATTCAATGACAAAATCAGAATTGCAATTAATCACTGTGTGTCATTCCCTTTCTTATAGTCAGTGTATTCCACTTCTGATGAAGCTATAAGTGAATACTTATGAAAAAGAATCTTAGATAATGTCCTTATTTTATACAGCTGTAGTCTTTGAAAACAGAATAGCTGTGGCTATCAGTAATAGTGAAGTGAGCATAAAGTTTTGATGACCATGAGAGTTTTCCAAAGAAACAAATGTTCCCAGTTAAACAGATACAATTACATTAGTGAAAAGTCTTCACAAGAGATCAAGAAAACTTTTGGCTCCATTTCCAGTAGCAATTTTCTTCCACCAGTGTGTCAAGTGTCTTCTTATTTCTTTCAGTCTAGACTAAACCAAGCTCAGTTTGTAAAATGAAATCACTCAGATTTATCCATGTAAATTTTAGTCTTGTTAACAGGAGACTGGATGTATATAAATtaaatggattttcttttttaggatAAAATGATTTACTCACAAAGTTTGAAGAACAACTtgggagggagataagggaaaacattgatattaaaaaaaaataaaactggcaaTTTTAAAGTAAGCGGCTTCCTTCTCATGCCACACGATAGGCCTTCATTAACGTGTACTCTTTCCTGTTGGTATGAGCGGCCCAGATGAAGAGAGCAGATGCCATAAACTGTAAAGGAGCTGACACACAGGCCAGACAGAAGGACCATCCAAATTCTCCAGACACATCATCCGGCAGCCTTAGTTTCTGGTGGAGAAGCTCAATTCCAGCAACATAACAACTGACTGAGCCCAGTGTACAAAGACCAGCAAGAAGATGAAGAATGCCTGTGGCAATAGCAGGATACAAGCTTCTGCAGATGCAAGCACAAAGTCCAATCAAAGCCCCAAAGAACATCAAACCTAGACTAACAAAAGGTAAAAGAAACTGGCACCACCAAAGATAGGTCCGCAGCAGATCGATCCCACTGTTATGGTCTCCAGGATAAACAAACTTCTCCATAAACTGCTCATTCAGTGTGAAACTAGTGCATTTTGTGACCATATTGAGTGAATCTGCATGGTCGGGTCTAGTAATGCAGCGTCTCCACAATCCCAGAGTGCCATTACATAGGAAAAGTGCATCGTTGTAAGTCTTTTCATCTGTCTCGTCACTGTCAAAGTCATCCCAAAGGCTTTTGTTCAATTCGCTGAAATTATCCTGAACTGGACTTCGATATTCATACCAGAAGTCTGTGCCAATGGAGGCTGCCATGTAGATGGTGGATATGAGGCTAAGGACACAAGCAATTACAAATGCGGTTGCAAAACGGTTATCCATTCTGGCATTCAGACTGCTCGCCCATCCTCTTGCTCCCACAGCTTCTCCCTCCAGCTCTGACCACTGCACCCTGCTCTCCCCGCGCCTCCTCTGGCCATCTTGTCCaatttttatggaaagcgatatggagattcctccaaaaattggaaattgagctcccatatgatcccgctgTACCAGTCGCAGGAACACAAAAGTACCATGCAAAAAATCtctccctcacacctatattcattgcagtggtatttacaatagccagactctggaaacaaccaagatgcccttcaacatatgaatggctaaagaaactgtgatacatatccacaatggaatattatgcagccatcaggagagatgaagtcatgaaactttcctatacatggatgtatatgcagtctcttatgctgagtgaaataagacagagggagagagaaagatgctgaATATTCTCACATCTAtgagttctaagaaaaataaaaggcatttttgcaataactCTCAGAGGTAAAATAGAGGAGtattggaaggtccagctcatgacatgaagctcaccacaaagagtgatgattgcagttagagaaatgactacactgagaactatcataacaatgtgaatgaatgagggagtggaaagcctgtctagagtacagatgggattggggtggggaggagggagatttgggagattggtgatgggaacgttgcagtggtgaaggcgggtgttttttacatgactgaaacctaactactgTCATATTTGTCATTAGGTGTTTAAGATAATACTACTAATAAAATATGATGTGTTTGTTTCTTCTTGTATTTTAGTAAATTACACACTAAACAGACCAACCAAAAGATATTTACTAATAACTTAG
Coding sequences within it:
- the LOC126013477 gene encoding claudin domain-containing protein 1-like → MDNRFATAFVIACVLSLISTIYMAASIGTDFWYEYRSPVQDNFSELNKSLWDDFDSDETDEKTYNDALFLCNGTLGLWRRCITRPDHADSLNMVTKCTSFTLNEQFMEKFVYPGDHNSGIDLLRTYLWWCQFLLPFVSLGLMFFGALIGLCACICRSLYPAIATGILHLLAGLCTLGSVSCYVAGIELLHQKLRLPDDVSGEFGWSFCLACVSAPLQFMASALFIWAAHTNRKEYTLMKAYRVA